Part of the Oerskovia paurometabola genome is shown below.
GGTTCGAGACCCCCGAGCTCGTGTCGGCGGCGATCGGCTTCGCGGTCGCGGCCGTCCCCGAGGGTCTGCCGGCCCTCGTGACGATCACGCTCGCCCTGGGCGTGCAGCAGATGGCCCGACGGCGGGCGATCACGCGCCGCCTGCCCGCCGTCGAGACGCTCGGCTCGGTGACCACGATCTGCTCGGACAAGACCGGGACGCTGACCAAGAACGAGATGACGGCCCGCACGGTCCGCACGGCGGGTCACGAGTACGCGGTGACGGGGATCGGCTACGCGCCCGACGGCGAGGTCAGCCTCGGCGGGGCGCCCGCCCCCCTCGCCGAGCACCCCGACCTGCGGCGTCTTGCCGAGGTGATGACGCTGTGCAACGACGCGCGCATCGTCCACGAGCCCACCGGCGAGGGCGACGGCTGGCGCCTCGTGGGCGAGCCGACCGAGGGCGCGCTGCGGACCCTGGGCCTCAAGGCGGGCCTGGACCCGGCCGGGTGGCGGCGCGTCGCGCTCGTCCCGTTCGAGTCCGAGAACAAGTACATGGCGACGCTCAGCGAGGACCCCGACGGTGGCCTCCACGTGCTCGTCAAGGGAGCCCCGGACCGGGTGCTCGACCGCTGCTCGACCCAGACCGGGCCCGACGGGCGTCCCGAGCCGCTCGACCACGACTTCTGGTCGGCCCAGATCGACGAGATCGGCGCGCAGGGCCTGCGCGTGCTGGCCGCGGCCCGCACGGCGGCGGACCCGGGACGCTCGACCCTGGACCCGCAGGACGTCGACGCGGGCCTCGAGCTGGTCGGCCTGGTCGGGATCGTCGACCCGCCGCGCCCCGAGGCCGTCGAGGCCATAGCGCAGTGCCAGGACGCCGGGATCACGGTCAAGATGATCACGGGCGACCACTCGGGCACCGCGCTCGCGATCGCCCGGGAGATGGGGATCGTCCGCGACGGGGCCGGGCCCGGACAGATCGGGGCCGCCGGAGTCGCAGCCGCGGCCACCAAGGTCCTCACGGGGGCCGAGCTCGAGGCCATGAGCACCGAGGAGCTGCGCGCGGTCGTCCAGGACGTCGACGTCTACGCGCGCACCAGCCCCGAGCACAAGATCCGGATCGTCTCGGCGCTGCAGTCGCACGGGCAGGTCGTGGCGATGACGGGCGACGGCGTCAACGACGCCCCCGCGCTGACGCAGGCCGACGTGGGCGTCGCGATGGGCATCAAAGGCACCGAGGCGACCAAGGAGGCCGCCGAGGTCGTCCTCGCGGACGACAACTTCGCGACCATCGAGCGCGCGGTCGAGGAGGGCCGGCGCATCTACGACAACCTGCGCAAGTCCGTCCTGTTCCTGCTGCCGACGAACGGCGCGCAGTCGCTCGTGATCCTGGTCGCGGTGCTCCTGGGGTGGGCTCTGCCGCTCCAGCCCGTGCAGGTGCTGTGGATCAACATGGTCACGGCCGTGACGCTCTCGCTCGCGCTGGCCAACGAACGCGCCGAGCCCGACATCATGTCGCGCAAGCCTCGCGACGCCAAGGCCTCGATCCTCACCGCTGCCTACCTGCGTCGCGTCCTGCTCGTCTCGGTCCTCATCGGTGGAGCGACCATGGCCGTCTACTTCATCGAGCGCGACCAGGGCATGGGCGTGGCCGAGGCCCAGACGACGGCCGTGACGATGCTCGCGCTCGGCCAGCTCGCCTACCTGTTCAACTGCCGCTTCCTGGACCGCTCGTCGATCACGCCCGCGGTCCTGAAGGGCAACCGGGCGGTCTGGTACTCGGCGGGCTCGCTGCTCGCGCTCCAGGCCGTGTTCGTCTACGCGCCGTTCATGCACTCGTGGTTCGGCTCCGCGCCCATCGGGCTGCGCGAGTGGGGCATCACGCTCGGGCTCGCGGTCGTGGTCTTCCTGCTCGTCGAGGCGGCCAAGGCGCTCGGCCGGGCCCGACAGCGCTGAGGCCCCCCACGCCGTCGGGCACGCCGCTCGAGGAGCGACGTGCCCGACGGCCGCGAGCGAGCAGGCGTCAGTCGATGCTGCCCGCGGGACGGAAGACGATCGACGAGGCGCGGTCGTTCATCGACCCGAGCGTGGCGCAGAAGGGGACGCAGTTCGTCGAGGTGCCCTTGACGTAGTTCTCGAGGTCGTAGAGGGTCGCCCAGCACTCGGCGTACGCGTTCAGCGAGCTGATGTTGTTGTTGAACAGGTAGTCCGACAGCCGGGGGAAGCCGTACGTGTTGCCGGTCCTGCACCCGGTGCCGCCGTTGCTCCAGAAGACCTTGTTGCCCCCGGTGTGGTTGGCCCCCTTGTACGCGACGCCCAGCATCATGGTCGCCCCCGGTGCCGCGGCGGTCGCGCTCGGGCCGGCGGCGCGGGACTGTGCCTGCGCCGCCTGGGCCGACTGCTCCTGGGCGAAGGCCTGCAGGGCCGCGGGCTCGCCGGCCTCGATCGCGGGGTCGGTCACGGGCACGCCCGTCGCGGCCTCGATGGCCTCGCCGAACGAGTCGAAGCACTCGACCGTGGGTGCGGGCGTGAAGGCGATGTCCTGCCCCGCCGGGGTGGGCTGGGCGATGACCGAGCAGACGTCCTCCTCGGCAGCGAACGACTTCGACGTGAGGTCGGGTCCGTCGGCGAGCGCGGGGGTCGCGCTCAGCGCCCCGACGACCAGGAGAGCCGCGGAGACGGCTGCGATGCGGGTCGAACGACGTGACATGGTGTGCTCCTTCACAGCGTGGGCCGAGCCGGCCGCTGCCCGCGGACGACGTCGACACGTGGGTGAGGACCGACTGCGAAACCTTGGTGTTCCGCGCCCCCGGACCGATCGTAGGGGGTCCCCTGCGTCCTGTCCTGGTTTGTCCCAGCTGCCCCGACGTTCGCGTGGCGCGCGGGAGCGGGACTTCACCTATAGCGTGCAGGCACGGTCGTCTGCACACAGCCGTCGGCGACCACCACGGGGGAACCACCACGCACCTTCAACGCCACCGGTCCGTACCGGGGAAATGAGTGTCGATGAAGCACCGTTCGTTGTTAGCTGCTCTCTCAGGACTGGCGGTGGTCGCAGCATCGACGCTGCCCGCCGCGTCCTTACCGTCCGATCCCGCCGGGCCCTCCGGCCCCGACCTCACGTCGAAGTCCGCGAGCTCGCTGTCCCCCACGGAGAGCGAGGCGGGCAAGGTCGCCCCCTCGCTCGCCGACTCCTCCGGGACCGTGACCGCGTTCGTCCAGCTCGACACCCCGTCCGGTGTGGACCTCGCTGACCAGGGCGCGAGCCCGGCGCAGGTCGAGGACAACCAGGCCGTCGTCGAGCGCCTCGCGGACACCGTCGTCCCCGCGCAGACGAACGCCCGCAGTGCCCGCGCCGCGGGTGCACCCCAGCAGGTGTCCGTCACGAGCAGGCTCGTCCCCGGCGTCGTCGTGACGGGTGACGCCGAGCAGGTCCGGGCACTGGCCGCCGACGACAAGGTCGTCACGGTCTACCGCATCATCCCCAAGACGCCCTCGAACAAGGGCACCGACGCGTTCACGCGCGCCCTCGAGGCCTGGCAGAGCACGGGCTACACGGGGCAGGGCGTCCGGATCGGGATCATCGACACGGGCATCGACTACACGCACGCGGGCTTCGGCGGCCCGGGCACGCAGGCCGCGTACGACGAGGCGTACGGCGTCAAGGGGCAGGGCCCCGTCCCCGCGGGGACGTTCGACGACGCCAAGTACCTCGGCGGGTACGACTTCGCGGGGTACGACTACGACGCGTCGGGCACCGTGCCGGGCACGTCGCTGATCCCGACGCCGGACGAGAACCCGATCGACTCGCTCGACTCGATCGGCTCGGGTCACGGCTCGCACGTCGCGGGCACGACGGGCGGCTACGGCGTCCTGGCCGACGGGACGACGTTCGACGGCGACTACACGACCCTCACGGACATCTCCGACTGGACGGTCGGGCCGGGCTCGGCCCCCGAGTCGGGCCTGTACGCGCTCAAGGTCTTCGGCGACCTGGGCGGCTCGACGAACGTCGTGGTCGACGCGCTCGAGTTCGCGGCCGACCCCGACGGTGACGGTGACCTGTCCGACCGGCTCGACATCGTCAACCTCTCGCTCGGCTCGGACAACAGCCCGGCCGACGACCCGGAGAACCTGTTCATCGACCAGCTCTCACGCCTGGGCACGCTCGCGGTGGTCGCGTCGGGCAACGCGGGCGACGTGACCGACGTGGGCGGCTCGCCGGGCAACGCCCGCACCTCCCTCACGGTCGCGAACTCGGTGGGCAACACCCAGACGTTCGACGGCGTCGAGGTCACGGCCCCTGCGGGCGTCGCGGGCTCCTACCCCGCGCAGAACTCGCAGAGCTACACGGGTTCGGTCGACGTGACCGCGGAGGTCGCGTTCCTGGGCGCCACGGTCAGCGGGTGCACGCCCCTGACGCCGGCCCAGGCCGCCGCCACGGCGGGCAAGATCGCGTTCCTCTACTGGGACGACGACGACGCCACCCGGGCCTGCGGGAGCGCGACGCGGTTCAACAACGCGCAGGCCGCGGGCGCGGTCGGCGTCCTGCTGTCGTCCGAGCTCGAGGTCTTCGCGGCCGGGATCGCGGGCAACGCCGGCATCCCGGGCGCGCAGCTCACGGGTCCGAGCCACGACGCGCTGCGTCCGGCGATCGAGGCGGGCGGGGTCGTCCTGACGCTCGGCCCGTCGCTCGCGAACTCGTCGTTCGTCGAGATCCCCGCGATCGGGGACACGCTCAACGCGGGGTCGTCGCGCGGGGTGCACGGCTCGCTGGGCGTCGTGAAGCCCGACGTCGCCGCACCCGGCACGGGGATCTCCTCCGTGGCCTCGGGTCGTCTCACGCAGCCCGGCATCAAGTCGGGCACGTCCATGGCCACCCCCCACGTCGCGGGCATCGCGGCGCTCGTCAAGGAGGCCCACCCGGGCTGGAGCGCGCAGCAGGTCAAGACGGCCGTCATGAACACGGCCTCGCACGACGTGTGGACGGGCCAGGGCGGCACGGGCACGGCGTACGGCCCCGAGCGGGTCGGGTCCGGTCGCGTGGACGCGGTCGACGCGGTGAAGAACTCGACCCTCGCGTTCTCGGCGCAGGACAAGGAGCTCGTCTCGGTGTCGTACGGGCTCGTGCCCGTGGCTGACAAGACCGTCACGGAGCGACGCACGGTCGACGTGCAGAACACGGGTTCGCAGGCCGTGAAGTACGCGGCGGCGTTCACGACGTCGAGCACCGCGGGGGGCGCGACCGTCACGGTCTCGCCCGCGAACCTCACGATCCCCGCGGGGCAGACCCGGACGGTCACGCTGACCCTGACGGCCGACCCGGCGACGCTCGCGAAGCAGCTCGACCCGACGTCGGCCGAGACCACCTCGGGCGTGCCGCGCGACTTCGTCGGCATGCTCACGGGTCGCCTGGTCCTGACGCCGGAGTCGGGCAGCGAGCTGCGCGTCCCGGTCCAGGCCGCGCCGAAGCTCGTGAGCGACCTGACGGGCAAGGACGTCACGTTCCTGAACCAGGACACGTCGGCCGAGCTCGACCTCGACGGACGCGGCGTGGCCTCGGGCGGCTGGACGTCTCTCGTGGCGCCGTTCGAGCTCAAGGCGACGAGCCCGCGGCTCGAGGCGGACGCCGCCGAGGGCTCGTCGGCCTCGGCGGTCGCGTCGGGCGACATCCGCGCGGTCGGCTTCACGTCGAGCGCACCGCAGTACGCGGCCGCGGGCGCCGAGCCTGGCGACGGCCGGATCGGCATCGGCGTGGCCATGGACGGCGACTGGGCCTCGCTCGGCGCGGTCATGTTCCCGTCGGTCGAGACCGACGTGGACGGCGACGGATCGGCCGAGTTCGAGACCGTGGTCCGCAAGTACAACGAGTCGGACCTGACCCTGGCGACCACGTACACGCTCAAGGACTGGACCGGTCCCGACGGCGAGGAGTACGGGGCGGGCGAGGGCGTGCTGCTCGAGCCGGTCAACTCGGTCTGGGCGGACGTCGACACGTCGGTCTTCGACAGCAACGTGCTCGTGGTGCCGATCGCGATCGCCGAGCTCGGCATCGAGCCGGGCACGGTGCCGTCGTTCACGGTCGCGACGTACTCGTACTACGGCACGCAGCCCGACCAGTCGATCGACCGGGTCGGTCCGTTCACGGGCGACCCGTACGACCCCGCGTACTGGTTCAGCGGCGGTGGCCAGCTCCTGTTCGTGGGCGCCGACGACGCACCGCTCACGGTCAACCGGTCGGCGGCGGCCACCGAGGCCGGGACGGGCGAGCTGCTCCTGCTGCACCTGCACAACGCGAGTGCGGGCAAGCGCTGGCAGACGGTCGGGGTCCGGAACCTCGACGCGTCGGTCGAGCTCACGGTCACGGCGCAGTCGCGCTGCGTCGCGGGCAAGGCGCAGGTCGCGGTCCGGGCGGTCAACGACGGCGCCGCGAAGGCCGACGTCGTGGTCGAGACGCCGTTCGGGACCAAGACGTTCAAGGACGTCGCGCCGGGCAAGTCGGCCTCGCAGTCGTTCAGCTCGCGGTCGACCGCGATCGACGCCGGTACGGCGACGGTCACGGGCACCGCGGTCGTCGAGGGCGTCACGGTGACGACGCCCTACGAAGCCGGGTACGAGGCGATCAGCTGCGGCTGACGCCTCGACCAGCCGGGCCTCGTCAGGACGGGAGCGTGCATGGGGCCGCTCCCGTCCTGACCGGGGACGCGACAGCACCCGGTGAACGGGACGACGAAGGGCGCGACCCACGGGTCGCGCCCTTCTGGTTTCCCCGGGTGCCCGAGGGGCGCCGGGGAACCGTGTCAGAGCGAGCGTGGCCCCATGCTCACGCTCGTCCTGACAAGTCCGTGCCGCGGCTCCTCAGACCTTCACGCCGAGGTTCTGCATCTCGAGCACCAGGCCCTTGATCGCCGCGGCGGGCACCTGTCCCCCGCGCTCGACGAGCGCGGCGACCGACGCCGGGATCTCGGCCTCCGAGCACAGGATCAGGGGCGTGTCGGCCGCGGAGTCGGGCAGTCGTCCGTGCGTGCCGCGCACGTAGGAGGCGTCGAGCGGGACGGTGCTCATGGCGTAGCGCAGCCCGAGCTTCTTCTTGACGAGGTTCATGCCGGCCTTGGCCTTGGCGAGCGGGTCGGCCGGGTCGAAGAAGAGCTCGGCGGGGTCGTAGCCGGGCTTGCGGTGGATGTCGACGCCGCGTGCGTACTCGGGGGCACGGGCGTCGTCGAGCCAGTAGTAGTACGTGAACCAGGCGCCGGGCTCGGCGACCACGACGAGGTCGCCCGAGCGCTGGTGGTCGAGGCCGTAGCGGGCCTGCGCCTCCCGGTCGAGGACCTCGTCGACGCCGGGCACGGCGCGCAGCAGGTCCTGCACGCGCGCGAGGCGCGACGGGTCGTCGACGTACACGTGCGCGACCTGGTGGTCGGCGACCGCGAACGCCTTGGACGTCCACGGGTCGAGCTGTTCCTTGCCGTCCTGCACGTAGACCTCGAGCAGCCCCTCGCGGCGCAGGATGCGGTTGAGGTGCACGGGACGGTTCGCCTCGGCGATGCCGTACTCGGAGACCACGACGACCGCGACGCCGTTGTTGGCCGCGTCGTCGAGCAGCGGGGCGAGGACCGCGTCGAGCTCGGCCGCGGCGGCGTCGGCCTCGGGGGCGTCGGGGCCGAACCGCTGGAGGTCGTAGTCGAGGTGCGGCACGTAGGCCATGGTGAGCTCGGGCGAGTGGGTGCGCAGGACGTGCCGGGTCGCGTCGACGATCCAGGCCGAGGACGCGATCGCGGCGGTCGGGCCCCAGTAGGTGAACAGGGGGAACTCGCCGAACCGCCCGGTGAGCTCGTCGTGCAGCGCGGGCGGGCGGATGTACGCGTCGGGCGACTTGCGCCCGTCGGCGTGGTAGATCGGCCGGGGCGTGACGGTGACGTCGGTCGTGGCGCCCATGGCGTACCACCAGCAGACGTTCGCGGTGCGGTGGTCGGGGTTCGCGG
Proteins encoded:
- a CDS encoding cation-translocating P-type ATPase; protein product: MTASDTPLVPATADPTPWALPPQAVLAEVGSSEAGLTAEQARTRLAEVGPNRLAPPARTPWWRRVLSQFDDVLIYILLVSAVLKAIVGDWIDFTVILAVAVINAAIGLIQEGRAEKALDGIRGMLSVHAQVRRDGAWAQVDADDLVPGDVVRVRSGDRVPADLRLLSGVNLRVDESALTGESVPAAKSVDEVPAESGVGDRSSMLFSGTLISAGTGTGVVVETGETTEIGRIQTLISEVPSLETPLSRTLDAFGKKLAVLILVMAVVMVVIGRVFHGFETPELVSAAIGFAVAAVPEGLPALVTITLALGVQQMARRRAITRRLPAVETLGSVTTICSDKTGTLTKNEMTARTVRTAGHEYAVTGIGYAPDGEVSLGGAPAPLAEHPDLRRLAEVMTLCNDARIVHEPTGEGDGWRLVGEPTEGALRTLGLKAGLDPAGWRRVALVPFESENKYMATLSEDPDGGLHVLVKGAPDRVLDRCSTQTGPDGRPEPLDHDFWSAQIDEIGAQGLRVLAAARTAADPGRSTLDPQDVDAGLELVGLVGIVDPPRPEAVEAIAQCQDAGITVKMITGDHSGTALAIAREMGIVRDGAGPGQIGAAGVAAAATKVLTGAELEAMSTEELRAVVQDVDVYARTSPEHKIRIVSALQSHGQVVAMTGDGVNDAPALTQADVGVAMGIKGTEATKEAAEVVLADDNFATIERAVEEGRRIYDNLRKSVLFLLPTNGAQSLVILVAVLLGWALPLQPVQVLWINMVTAVTLSLALANERAEPDIMSRKPRDAKASILTAAYLRRVLLVSVLIGGATMAVYFIERDQGMGVAEAQTTAVTMLALGQLAYLFNCRFLDRSSITPAVLKGNRAVWYSAGSLLALQAVFVYAPFMHSWFGSAPIGLREWGITLGLAVVVFLLVEAAKALGRARQR
- a CDS encoding S8 family peptidase, with translation MKHRSLLAALSGLAVVAASTLPAASLPSDPAGPSGPDLTSKSASSLSPTESEAGKVAPSLADSSGTVTAFVQLDTPSGVDLADQGASPAQVEDNQAVVERLADTVVPAQTNARSARAAGAPQQVSVTSRLVPGVVVTGDAEQVRALAADDKVVTVYRIIPKTPSNKGTDAFTRALEAWQSTGYTGQGVRIGIIDTGIDYTHAGFGGPGTQAAYDEAYGVKGQGPVPAGTFDDAKYLGGYDFAGYDYDASGTVPGTSLIPTPDENPIDSLDSIGSGHGSHVAGTTGGYGVLADGTTFDGDYTTLTDISDWTVGPGSAPESGLYALKVFGDLGGSTNVVVDALEFAADPDGDGDLSDRLDIVNLSLGSDNSPADDPENLFIDQLSRLGTLAVVASGNAGDVTDVGGSPGNARTSLTVANSVGNTQTFDGVEVTAPAGVAGSYPAQNSQSYTGSVDVTAEVAFLGATVSGCTPLTPAQAAATAGKIAFLYWDDDDATRACGSATRFNNAQAAGAVGVLLSSELEVFAAGIAGNAGIPGAQLTGPSHDALRPAIEAGGVVLTLGPSLANSSFVEIPAIGDTLNAGSSRGVHGSLGVVKPDVAAPGTGISSVASGRLTQPGIKSGTSMATPHVAGIAALVKEAHPGWSAQQVKTAVMNTASHDVWTGQGGTGTAYGPERVGSGRVDAVDAVKNSTLAFSAQDKELVSVSYGLVPVADKTVTERRTVDVQNTGSQAVKYAAAFTTSSTAGGATVTVSPANLTIPAGQTRTVTLTLTADPATLAKQLDPTSAETTSGVPRDFVGMLTGRLVLTPESGSELRVPVQAAPKLVSDLTGKDVTFLNQDTSAELDLDGRGVASGGWTSLVAPFELKATSPRLEADAAEGSSASAVASGDIRAVGFTSSAPQYAAAGAEPGDGRIGIGVAMDGDWASLGAVMFPSVETDVDGDGSAEFETVVRKYNESDLTLATTYTLKDWTGPDGEEYGAGEGVLLEPVNSVWADVDTSVFDSNVLVVPIAIAELGIEPGTVPSFTVATYSYYGTQPDQSIDRVGPFTGDPYDPAYWFSGGGQLLFVGADDAPLTVNRSAAATEAGTGELLLLHLHNASAGKRWQTVGVRNLDASVELTVTAQSRCVAGKAQVAVRAVNDGAAKADVVVETPFGTKTFKDVAPGKSASQSFSSRSTAIDAGTATVTGTAVVEGVTVTTPYEAGYEAISCG
- a CDS encoding alkaline phosphatase family protein, translated to MKPVLLLDVVGLTEKALAHMPRLRQLAAGGWQTQLATVLPAVTCTVQATMTTGLAPAQHGAVGNGWYFRELGEVFLWRQHNKLVSGEKIWEAARAANPDHRTANVCWWYAMGATTDVTVTPRPIYHADGRKSPDAYIRPPALHDELTGRFGEFPLFTYWGPTAAIASSAWIVDATRHVLRTHSPELTMAYVPHLDYDLQRFGPDAPEADAAAAELDAVLAPLLDDAANNGVAVVVVSEYGIAEANRPVHLNRILRREGLLEVYVQDGKEQLDPWTSKAFAVADHQVAHVYVDDPSRLARVQDLLRAVPGVDEVLDREAQARYGLDHQRSGDLVVVAEPGAWFTYYYWLDDARAPEYARGVDIHRKPGYDPAELFFDPADPLAKAKAGMNLVKKKLGLRYAMSTVPLDASYVRGTHGRLPDSAADTPLILCSEAEIPASVAALVERGGQVPAAAIKGLVLEMQNLGVKV